The following are encoded in a window of Flavobacterium psychrotrophum genomic DNA:
- a CDS encoding cellulase family glycosylhydrolase → MKMKFLFLALAILFAGNSMNGQALTAADFLKANGTVLRKNSGTGDVINLRGTNLGSWLSMEYWMAPLGTGAANRSQWVAGATSTYPGTNVESVFDNDPATRWASGLAQLPDGSQYFIVDMARPTLFNRVSFEAADFTGDYARGYKIEVSDNALTWEVVTTGTGNVQNIYVQLPNIYLKRYVKITQTGTSNSNFWSIAEFNVFMEDDFSVRNALYDRFGVVGADAALDSFQNAWITATDLDNIKNMGMNMVRVPFYWMEVMNNDGTIKSNGFTQLDWVVSECSSRGMYVILDLHGAPGGINGFITSGQAVINNYWTDTNAQQMTINLWKSIATRYKDNPAVAAYDLLNEPLSSNQTLYPIHAFYNTLYQEVRAIDADHTISIGAFPTFDFVVPPSTYGWTNVLYQVHNYNEDKTNHASQNGFIDAILLDVANHQHNWNVPVFAGEFNFWNFPDLWQKYLRGLNALNASWSNWSYKTKRTDSPVENWGYYQENTSPSPGLQYDSQATIQSKWSVFTTPNFVPNTTLINTVSAYTGAGVSVPPAGRTIWLKGNNGKYVSTEGNDNPMTCIKDAYNGWELFTIVDAGDGKIALKGSNDKYVSSENGSAYMICNKTTIGTTEKFTFINVGDWKVALRGSNDKYVSSENGSNPMMCDKPKIADWETFIWGDAIPLGVTNHEINDGYGYIVYPNPVYDTLSLKTKVDNYKVEIFNIQGIMVAKSENHNDFKTINTAKLSAGIYTVKIYTNNGETVSRKIIKK, encoded by the coding sequence ATGAAAATGAAATTTCTGTTTTTAGCCCTTGCAATACTTTTTGCGGGCAACAGCATGAACGGACAGGCACTAACGGCTGCCGACTTTTTAAAGGCTAACGGAACCGTGCTGCGCAAAAACTCCGGTACAGGAGATGTTATAAACCTGCGGGGCACAAACCTTGGCTCATGGCTAAGTATGGAATACTGGATGGCTCCGCTGGGTACCGGGGCTGCAAACAGGAGCCAGTGGGTAGCCGGGGCAACCTCTACCTATCCGGGTACAAATGTGGAAAGCGTTTTTGATAATGATCCTGCTACGCGCTGGGCCAGCGGCCTGGCTCAGCTGCCTGACGGATCGCAGTACTTTATAGTAGACATGGCAAGGCCTACCCTGTTTAACCGCGTATCTTTTGAAGCCGCAGACTTTACAGGCGATTATGCACGGGGTTATAAAATAGAAGTATCTGACAATGCCCTGACATGGGAAGTAGTTACTACGGGCACCGGAAATGTACAAAACATTTATGTGCAGCTGCCTAACATCTATTTAAAAAGGTATGTAAAAATAACCCAGACAGGAACCTCAAATAGTAATTTTTGGTCCATTGCCGAATTTAATGTGTTTATGGAAGATGACTTTTCGGTACGCAATGCCCTTTACGACCGTTTTGGTGTAGTCGGTGCCGATGCTGCGCTGGATAGTTTCCAGAATGCCTGGATTACAGCAACAGATCTTGATAACATTAAAAATATGGGCATGAACATGGTGCGTGTACCTTTTTACTGGATGGAAGTAATGAACAACGACGGTACCATAAAAAGCAATGGTTTTACTCAGCTGGACTGGGTGGTTAGCGAATGCTCATCACGAGGAATGTATGTAATACTCGACCTGCATGGTGCGCCCGGCGGTATCAACGGTTTTATAACCAGCGGGCAGGCCGTAATAAATAATTACTGGACAGATACCAACGCACAACAAATGACCATTAACTTATGGAAATCTATAGCCACCCGCTACAAAGATAATCCGGCTGTAGCAGCTTACGACCTGCTAAACGAACCTCTTAGCAGTAACCAGACATTATATCCTATTCATGCTTTTTATAATACACTCTACCAGGAAGTAAGGGCAATAGATGCAGACCATACTATATCGATTGGTGCGTTCCCTACATTCGATTTTGTGGTACCTCCTTCTACCTATGGTTGGACAAATGTTCTTTACCAGGTGCATAACTATAATGAAGATAAAACCAACCATGCCTCTCAAAACGGATTTATAGATGCCATCTTATTAGACGTTGCAAACCACCAGCACAACTGGAATGTGCCGGTATTTGCAGGAGAATTCAATTTCTGGAACTTTCCTGATCTTTGGCAAAAATACCTGCGTGGCCTTAATGCCCTTAATGCATCGTGGTCTAACTGGTCGTACAAAACAAAACGTACAGACAGCCCTGTAGAGAACTGGGGATATTATCAGGAGAACACAAGTCCGTCTCCCGGTCTTCAATACGATTCTCAGGCCACTATACAAAGTAAATGGAGCGTTTTTACCACCCCAAACTTTGTACCGAATACTACGCTTATAAACACGGTATCAGCCTATACCGGTGCGGGCGTATCTGTACCACCTGCCGGCAGAACGATATGGCTAAAAGGCAACAATGGCAAATATGTAAGTACTGAGGGTAACGACAACCCCATGACGTGTATTAAAGATGCTTATAACGGCTGGGAGTTATTCACCATAGTAGATGCAGGTGATGGCAAAATAGCGCTAAAAGGCTCAAACGATAAATATGTAAGTTCTGAAAACGGCAGTGCTTATATGATATGCAATAAGACAACTATTGGCACTACAGAGAAATTTACATTTATAAATGTAGGCGACTGGAAGGTAGCTCTAAGAGGTAGCAACGATAAATATGTAAGTTCTGAAAACGGAAGTAACCCAATGATGTGCGATAAGCCAAAGATAGCAGACTGGGAAACGTTTATTTGGGGAGACGCCATCCCCCTGGGAGTTACAAACCACGAAATAAATGACGGTTATGGATATATTGTTTACCCAAACCCTGTTTACGACACATTAAGCCTAAAAACTAAAGTTGATAATTACAAGGTAGAGATATTTAACATCCAAGGAATTATGGTAGCGAAATCAGAAAATCATAATGATTTTAAAACCATAAATACAGCTAAACTCAGCGCCGGTATCTATACCGTGAAGATCTATACAAATAATGGTGAAACAGTAAGCCGAAAAATTATAAAAAAATAA